In Vibrio sp. STUT-A11, a genomic segment contains:
- a CDS encoding beta-agarase — protein sequence MNVNKTLTALLIVGMAAPTLASTLVTSFESSDYSAGENNPEWLQIVGDQSSSYSLVSDGVTDGEQALKSDFSAEFEPVIIWNWGTWNWSQHNVMTVDVTNSESTDTVFAIKLVDNDIQNDWGDSTQTSLDYFTAPAGETTTFTFNLDGGNEYQDHGVNFDKDKVLAIQFMLSNNESKSLHFDNVRVSDGTTEPTPPPTDPEDMSGSVSSAPVKTLLQLETFEELTDSIEATGADIELIDEGVSIGETALKATFNNGWSSVKLNGNWDLSALGEHLAIAVDVTNPTNTGLFLYSRIEDNSGNEASGIARGKYIPAKSTQTVYISVKDTPAIGDIVNTLGLRELPAKSLDEGWGDWLELNLAAIQSVTFFIPDLAEGTTDHEFIFDNARVIKDLNDVSAYEELVDSLGQNNQHDFYAKLESREKLDSLGARETQLLGKLLNRSQYGGAPAGSSIVADQDCKLANPATFNVCKTADGKWYLVDPDGNAFISTGLANIRMTDTYTFTGESSTMPSDVRKSMFTEIPTNHRKEMGPVHSGPVKQGEGVSFYANNIDARHGGEEAWQDITIKRMQDWGFTSLGNWTDSAFYAKAAAANMPYVANGWVLHHETSENPVNRIGAGYWGPIADPFDPNFALAAEKMAAKIKEEVTGHEATLMGIFVDNEISWGNCLNGDDAACYGQTLAAMNTDASTSPAKAAFIWFLENGFGQSKTIEAFNTAWGTSFASWSELGGAQSFEYSAGMLDDLKSLNWQFANKYFEVVNQAIKAEFPNNLYLGARFADWGRTPETVDAAKVHADVVSFNIYKDSITSEDWQSDVLEQIEDLDFPAIIGEFHFGALDSGNFATGIVSANSQKDRGDKYITYMESVLANDNFVGAHWFQYLDSPVTGRAWDGENYNVGFVNVTDTPYSHLTDAARLINCELYGDDCSALEANTETRSARDVGSLYNGRNIGITSGQLNGLETIEGIDPEEPVDPPTDPDEPQLRTGGSLGAFFVSIIAVLGWVRRKYVS from the coding sequence ATGAACGTGAATAAAACTCTAACAGCCCTGCTTATTGTGGGAATGGCTGCACCTACGCTTGCTTCAACGTTAGTGACTTCTTTTGAAAGTTCTGATTACTCAGCAGGAGAAAATAACCCGGAATGGCTACAAATTGTTGGTGATCAATCCTCATCATATTCACTGGTTTCTGACGGTGTTACAGATGGAGAACAAGCACTTAAAAGTGACTTTAGTGCTGAATTTGAACCTGTCATTATCTGGAACTGGGGAACATGGAATTGGTCTCAACACAATGTGATGACCGTAGACGTTACCAATTCTGAGAGCACAGATACTGTCTTTGCAATTAAACTTGTGGATAACGATATTCAGAATGATTGGGGTGACTCAACTCAAACAAGTCTGGACTACTTCACTGCACCCGCCGGAGAGACCACGACGTTTACATTTAATCTAGATGGTGGAAATGAATATCAAGATCACGGTGTGAACTTTGATAAAGATAAGGTGCTAGCTATTCAATTCATGTTGTCGAATAACGAGTCTAAATCTTTGCACTTTGATAATGTGCGCGTCTCTGATGGCACAACAGAGCCAACACCTCCACCAACTGACCCAGAAGATATGAGCGGAAGCGTTTCATCGGCACCAGTGAAAACCCTACTTCAGCTCGAAACGTTTGAAGAACTGACAGATTCTATCGAAGCGACAGGCGCGGATATAGAACTGATTGATGAAGGGGTTAGTATTGGTGAAACCGCGCTGAAAGCCACGTTCAACAATGGGTGGAGCTCGGTCAAACTGAATGGGAACTGGGATTTGTCAGCATTGGGAGAGCACCTAGCGATTGCGGTCGATGTGACAAACCCAACCAATACCGGTCTATTTCTGTACTCGAGAATAGAAGACAACAGCGGTAATGAAGCGTCGGGTATTGCACGCGGAAAGTATATTCCAGCAAAAAGCACTCAGACTGTTTATATAAGCGTTAAAGATACTCCAGCGATTGGTGATATTGTCAATACACTGGGTTTGCGTGAGCTTCCGGCAAAATCACTCGACGAAGGTTGGGGTGATTGGCTAGAGTTAAACCTTGCAGCGATTCAGTCGGTTACTTTCTTTATTCCTGATCTAGCAGAGGGAACTACTGATCACGAGTTTATCTTTGATAACGCTCGTGTGATCAAAGATCTTAATGATGTATCAGCCTACGAAGAGTTGGTGGATTCACTGGGTCAAAACAATCAACATGATTTCTACGCTAAGCTAGAGAGTCGTGAGAAACTTGATAGTTTGGGTGCACGAGAGACACAACTGCTTGGTAAACTACTTAACCGTAGTCAATATGGCGGTGCACCTGCTGGTAGTAGCATTGTTGCTGACCAAGACTGTAAACTGGCTAACCCAGCCACTTTTAATGTGTGTAAAACAGCAGACGGTAAATGGTATCTGGTTGATCCTGACGGTAACGCCTTTATTTCAACGGGTCTTGCTAACATTCGAATGACAGACACGTATACCTTTACTGGTGAATCGAGCACAATGCCTTCCGATGTGCGTAAGTCAATGTTCACTGAGATCCCGACAAATCACCGAAAAGAGATGGGTCCTGTTCATAGTGGACCTGTCAAACAAGGTGAGGGTGTGAGTTTCTACGCTAACAACATAGATGCGCGTCATGGTGGTGAAGAAGCTTGGCAAGACATCACTATCAAGCGTATGCAAGACTGGGGCTTTACGTCACTTGGTAACTGGACAGACTCTGCCTTCTATGCAAAAGCGGCCGCAGCGAACATGCCTTATGTTGCAAATGGGTGGGTACTTCACCATGAAACCTCAGAGAATCCTGTTAACCGTATTGGCGCAGGATATTGGGGGCCGATAGCTGACCCGTTTGATCCTAACTTTGCCTTAGCTGCTGAGAAAATGGCGGCGAAAATCAAAGAAGAAGTGACAGGTCATGAAGCGACCTTGATGGGTATTTTCGTTGATAATGAAATAAGCTGGGGTAACTGTCTGAATGGTGATGATGCGGCGTGTTATGGGCAAACGCTAGCGGCGATGAACACAGATGCCAGCACAAGCCCAGCGAAAGCTGCGTTTATCTGGTTCCTTGAAAATGGCTTTGGGCAATCGAAAACAATTGAGGCATTCAATACCGCTTGGGGAACATCGTTCGCATCATGGTCTGAATTAGGCGGAGCACAGAGCTTTGAATACTCTGCAGGCATGTTGGATGATTTAAAGTCATTGAACTGGCAGTTTGCAAACAAATACTTCGAGGTTGTGAATCAAGCAATCAAAGCAGAGTTTCCTAATAACCTGTATTTAGGTGCTCGTTTTGCTGACTGGGGAAGAACACCGGAAACGGTTGATGCCGCTAAAGTTCATGCTGATGTTGTCAGCTTCAACATCTACAAAGACAGCATCACGTCCGAAGACTGGCAATCAGATGTACTAGAACAAATCGAGGATTTAGATTTCCCAGCTATCATCGGTGAGTTCCACTTCGGTGCGCTTGATAGCGGTAACTTCGCAACCGGAATTGTTTCAGCAAACTCGCAAAAAGATCGTGGCGACAAGTACATTACGTACATGGAGTCGGTATTAGCGAATGATAACTTTGTCGGTGCGCACTGGTTCCAATACCTTGATTCACCGGTAACAGGCCGTGCATGGGATGGTGAAAACTACAACGTTGGTTTCGTTAATGTAACGGATACACCATACAGCCACTTAACGGATGCAGCACGACTCATTAATTGTGAGTTATATGGTGATGACTGTTCTGCGTTGGAGGCCAATACAGAAACGCGCTCTGCACGTGATGTTGGCTCGTTATATAATGGTCGAAATATCGGAATCACTTCTGGTCAGTTAAATGGATTAGAAACCATAGAAGGCATTGACCCTGAAGAGCCGGTTGATCCACCAACTGACCCTGATGAGCCACAACTGCGTACTGGTGGTTCATTAGGTGCCTTCTTTGTGTCAATCATTGCCGTTTTAGGATGGGTACGTAGAAAATACGTATCATAG
- a CDS encoding beta-galactosidase, with protein sequence MRFNKNTIALAIIASTLAAGSIAATKTPDTSNNETTQQDMSSSVQPVVMTDDGFLSKTANTHTSYNVAGENLEIVFDAISESEANSKWPNMKFRPESGSYDWNTKGGLQLTLENPGDREVRIEMKVADNIGIMGATTHQLDLPIYLPAGKTTTVDFLFNGAEMNIEGYRGGSELDLRNIAEFQFYAVGPIGEQKVVVHDIDFIERTGDFVLSEARQGQVIEAQIPTILTVTDFESGVEGIVERHSGSNVDIVKSDTGSAIKVHYTTDDDYPTIKFSAGKDGQAWDWSKYGDVALAFDAKNIGDSGMQLFVRVDDALDEKLGGTATGAVNSRTGYVQIPANSEDKYYFTFKDLAEGLDSGMRGEPPKKSFSASQVVFGWGESELDLSNIVSVQLYMMNPQEEATLVIDNLSLIPNLSTDTTRYANLLDEFGQYQEETWPEKITDLDQLKAQAKVDKKLLKNASLMSDRSKFGGWAKGPKLEATGYFRTEKVNDKWALVDPEGYLYFATGVDNIRMDDSYTVTGMDFADAVEADTKGMRPSQVAAERYIDDKRERVEASTLRRGMFDWLPDFNDPLADNYSYTQMVHKGPLKHGEVFSFYSANLQRKYDTDSAQEAIEIWKDVTLARMQDWGFTSLGNWSDPMYRKNGKVPYTAHGWITGDHQRVSTGNDYWGAMHDPFDTNFRVSVAIMAKELGEEVDNDPWCIGYFVDNELSWGNTVNNTNHYALAISGLRASTKESSAKAAFDALLKAKYGSIKKFNAAWGVDVASWDAFAKGFNYQGEYTETVKADLSVLLDAFADKYFAVVSEEMEKVLPNHLYMGVRFSDWGITPEAATAAARYVDVMSYNLYATDLNAKGDWSRLPELDKPSIIGEFHFGSTDSGLFHPGIISSDNQQGRAQSYAKYMESVIDNPYFVGAHWFQYMDSPVTGRAWDGENYNVGFVTVTDTPYEPLVKSAKEINRNLYNRRFGSINK encoded by the coding sequence GTGCGTTTCAACAAAAATACTATCGCGCTCGCTATCATTGCCAGCACTCTTGCAGCAGGCAGCATTGCCGCTACAAAAACACCAGACACATCCAATAACGAAACAACTCAACAAGATATGAGTAGTAGCGTTCAACCTGTTGTCATGACAGATGATGGGTTTCTATCAAAAACCGCCAACACACACACCTCATATAATGTGGCTGGCGAAAACCTGGAAATCGTGTTCGATGCGATTTCTGAGTCAGAAGCAAACTCTAAATGGCCAAACATGAAGTTTCGCCCGGAGTCTGGTTCTTATGATTGGAATACCAAAGGTGGCTTACAGCTGACACTCGAAAACCCCGGCGACAGAGAAGTTCGAATTGAAATGAAAGTGGCGGACAACATTGGCATTATGGGAGCGACGACGCACCAGCTCGATCTGCCAATATATTTACCTGCTGGCAAAACCACGACAGTCGATTTCCTTTTTAATGGTGCAGAGATGAATATTGAAGGTTACCGAGGTGGTAGTGAGCTTGATTTACGAAATATTGCTGAGTTCCAATTCTACGCGGTTGGCCCGATAGGTGAGCAAAAAGTAGTAGTACATGACATTGATTTTATTGAACGCACTGGAGATTTTGTTCTATCAGAAGCGCGTCAAGGTCAAGTTATTGAGGCGCAAATTCCCACTATTTTAACAGTAACTGACTTTGAAAGTGGTGTTGAAGGTATTGTTGAACGCCATTCCGGCTCTAATGTTGATATCGTCAAGTCTGACACAGGCTCTGCAATTAAGGTTCATTACACAACCGATGATGACTATCCGACAATCAAATTCTCGGCTGGAAAAGACGGTCAGGCTTGGGATTGGTCAAAGTATGGCGATGTTGCCCTAGCATTTGATGCGAAAAACATTGGTGATTCAGGCATGCAGCTATTTGTGCGTGTCGATGATGCACTAGATGAAAAGCTGGGTGGTACGGCTACGGGGGCAGTAAACAGCCGTACGGGTTATGTACAGATTCCAGCAAACTCAGAAGACAAATATTACTTCACATTTAAAGACTTGGCTGAAGGCTTGGATTCAGGTATGCGTGGCGAGCCGCCAAAGAAATCCTTCTCAGCAAGCCAAGTGGTGTTTGGTTGGGGCGAATCTGAGCTTGATCTATCGAACATTGTCAGCGTGCAGCTTTACATGATGAACCCTCAAGAAGAGGCGACATTGGTTATCGATAACCTATCGTTGATTCCTAACCTAAGTACGGACACTACGCGATACGCCAATCTGTTGGATGAGTTTGGTCAATATCAGGAAGAAACGTGGCCAGAAAAAATCACCGATTTGGATCAGCTAAAGGCTCAAGCCAAAGTCGACAAAAAACTGTTGAAGAATGCCTCGTTGATGAGTGATCGTTCAAAGTTCGGTGGCTGGGCTAAAGGTCCGAAACTAGAGGCAACAGGTTATTTCCGCACAGAGAAAGTCAATGATAAGTGGGCGCTGGTGGACCCTGAAGGATACCTCTACTTCGCTACAGGGGTAGACAATATTCGTATGGATGACAGCTACACAGTGACAGGGATGGACTTTGCTGATGCGGTAGAGGCAGACACTAAGGGGATGCGTCCAAGTCAGGTTGCCGCTGAGCGTTACATTGATGACAAGCGTGAGCGTGTAGAAGCCTCAACACTCCGCCGTGGTATGTTTGATTGGTTACCTGATTTCAATGATCCACTGGCTGACAACTACAGCTATACGCAAATGGTGCATAAAGGACCTCTCAAGCATGGTGAAGTGTTCAGCTTCTATTCGGCGAACTTGCAGCGTAAGTATGATACCGACTCTGCACAAGAAGCGATTGAGATTTGGAAGGACGTGACACTTGCACGAATGCAGGACTGGGGTTTCACTTCCTTAGGGAACTGGTCCGATCCTATGTACCGAAAAAACGGTAAAGTGCCGTATACAGCACATGGTTGGATTACGGGAGACCACCAACGAGTTAGTACAGGTAACGACTACTGGGGGGCTATGCATGACCCATTTGACACAAATTTTCGGGTCTCTGTGGCCATAATGGCGAAGGAGTTGGGTGAAGAGGTTGACAATGACCCTTGGTGTATCGGTTATTTCGTTGACAATGAGTTGAGCTGGGGCAATACCGTCAACAATACAAACCACTACGCACTGGCGATTTCTGGTTTACGTGCCAGCACAAAAGAAAGCTCGGCCAAAGCGGCGTTTGATGCATTACTTAAAGCAAAATATGGCTCGATCAAGAAGTTCAACGCTGCATGGGGCGTTGATGTTGCCTCATGGGATGCTTTTGCTAAAGGCTTCAATTATCAAGGTGAATACACTGAAACAGTGAAAGCCGATCTTTCAGTATTGTTAGATGCATTTGCTGATAAGTATTTTGCGGTTGTTAGTGAAGAGATGGAGAAAGTGTTACCTAACCATCTATACATGGGAGTGCGATTCTCTGATTGGGGGATAACACCTGAAGCTGCGACAGCAGCCGCACGTTATGTTGATGTGATGAGTTACAATCTTTACGCCACTGATCTAAATGCAAAAGGGGACTGGAGCCGTTTACCGGAGTTGGATAAACCTAGCATTATTGGTGAGTTCCACTTTGGTTCTACTGATTCAGGTTTATTCCACCCTGGTATTATCAGTAGTGACAATCAACAAGGTCGTGCGCAATCTTACGCTAAGTATATGGAAAGCGTGATTGATAACCCGTACTTTGTTGGTGCACATTGGTTCCAGTATATGGATTCACCCGTAACAGGGCGTGCATGGGATGGTGAAAACTATAACGTGGGTTTTGTGACAGTAACGGATACACCATATGAGCCCTTGGTGAAGTCTGCCAAAGAGATCAACCGTAATTTATACAATCGACGATTCGGATCTATTAACAAATGA
- a CDS encoding solute:sodium symporter family transporter encodes MSITVLLSFLLFTGFVVVFTYSKVRNDKHNSQDGFFLGGRSLTGGLIASSLILTNLSATSFVGMSAQSYTHNMSVMGWEVASGVTLVIIALLLVPRYLKQGITTIPDFLESRYDMSVKKFVTLLFLCQYVINILPTTLYAGAVVLGEIFDVQSLLGISEFSSIALISATIGLLGFFYAIYGGLKAVVIADTINGVGLITGGLMIPVFGLMALGGGNFMEGLDMLLTAAPEKLQSVGQETDPLPFSTLFTGLLLVNLYYWGTDQSIIQRALGAKNLKEGQKGVILAGAIKVISPLFLIIPGIIAFHMFGADAGNPDTMYTRLVNEVLPKPLVGFFVAVMFGAILSTFNGVLNSSTTLFALNVYKPLFGNDKSDEELVGKGRIFGVIIAVISVCIAPFILYAPEGLFQYLQMVAGFFSVPIFTIVFVGYISKRVPAIAAKVALTVFVSSYAAMQLIFDTPIHFLHQLAILFVVCTVLMFVIGHFMPRDTDYVMPVNESIDVTPWSFRFEASAVIIYMVLGAYVMFSDAGFVSNDPTIMHVYGFCGVILFFGVLSSYLLKRRSNDKITKLKDMYIP; translated from the coding sequence ATGTCTATTACAGTATTACTTTCGTTCTTGCTGTTTACAGGCTTTGTTGTGGTGTTCACTTACAGCAAAGTCAGAAACGATAAACACAACTCTCAAGATGGTTTCTTCCTTGGTGGACGAAGCTTAACGGGAGGATTAATTGCCAGTTCCTTGATTTTAACCAACCTCAGTGCGACCAGCTTTGTGGGCATGAGTGCGCAATCCTACACACACAATATGAGTGTCATGGGTTGGGAGGTTGCTTCTGGTGTCACGCTGGTGATAATCGCATTACTGCTTGTTCCACGCTACCTCAAGCAAGGCATCACCACCATCCCTGACTTCTTGGAAAGCCGTTATGATATGTCGGTGAAAAAATTTGTAACACTACTGTTCTTATGCCAATACGTCATTAATATTTTACCTACAACACTTTACGCTGGCGCAGTAGTGTTGGGTGAAATCTTCGATGTACAAAGTTTACTGGGAATATCTGAGTTCAGTTCCATCGCACTTATCTCAGCAACCATTGGTTTACTGGGTTTCTTCTACGCGATTTACGGTGGCCTAAAAGCCGTGGTTATCGCAGACACCATTAATGGCGTAGGTTTAATTACAGGTGGCTTGATGATCCCTGTGTTTGGTCTGATGGCACTGGGTGGTGGCAACTTTATGGAAGGCTTAGATATGCTGCTGACCGCGGCACCAGAAAAGCTTCAATCAGTCGGACAAGAGACCGACCCACTACCGTTCTCAACGTTGTTCACAGGCTTACTGTTGGTGAATTTGTACTACTGGGGTACCGACCAATCTATCATTCAACGTGCACTTGGTGCGAAGAACCTAAAAGAAGGTCAAAAGGGTGTCATTTTGGCAGGCGCAATCAAAGTTATATCCCCATTATTCCTTATCATTCCGGGTATTATCGCATTCCATATGTTTGGTGCAGATGCGGGCAACCCAGATACGATGTACACTCGCTTAGTCAACGAAGTATTACCTAAACCTCTGGTTGGCTTCTTTGTTGCGGTGATGTTTGGTGCCATATTAAGTACGTTTAATGGAGTATTAAACAGCTCAACAACCCTGTTTGCTTTGAACGTTTACAAACCTCTTTTTGGCAACGACAAATCCGATGAAGAGCTAGTAGGTAAAGGTCGCATTTTCGGTGTCATTATCGCGGTCATTTCAGTGTGTATTGCACCATTCATCCTTTATGCACCAGAAGGGTTATTTCAATATTTGCAAATGGTTGCAGGATTCTTTAGTGTGCCTATCTTCACTATCGTATTTGTTGGCTATATTTCAAAACGTGTCCCTGCCATTGCTGCCAAAGTAGCGCTCACGGTATTTGTAAGCTCCTACGCTGCAATGCAACTGATATTTGATACACCGATTCACTTCCTACACCAATTAGCAATCTTGTTTGTGGTGTGTACAGTACTAATGTTTGTGATTGGTCACTTTATGCCACGTGATACGGATTATGTAATGCCAGTCAATGAGAGTATTGACGTAACGCCTTGGTCATTCCGTTTTGAGGCCTCAGCAGTAATAATCTACATGGTACTAGGCGCGTACGTAATGTTCTCGGATGCTGGCTTTGTATCGAACGATCCAACCATCATGCATGTATACGGCTTCTGTGGCGTAATCCTGTTCTTTGGCGTGCTATCAAGCTACCTGCTTAAACGAAGAAGCAATGACAAAATAACCAAATTAAAAGACATGTATATACCTTAA